The segment gggggtcgcgacccacaggttgagaacccctgatctagatcaatgctgtctTGTTTTTTGACTCCACGTGAGTAGCAAGATTACACggcagtggcgtaatatttagtgtaaaaaaaataggacTTTCATTAGGggtccccctcaagtgggggcccgggagtATTTTCGAATTTTGGAccccttcccccaccctagctacgccactgtggtTATTTCTGTGCTAGATGTgactaaatattataattattattataaacgaGTGATATCAACATGAGAGATAACTCTAAAATATAGGCTCTTTCTATTTATGACGCAGAcgagaatatttttaaatgcaCTTGTCTATTTTTTGGACCAACAACTCTGTAGCTCCCCCGAGATGATTTTTTACCCATCCAGTAATAATTCGACATCCGAAAGTAAAAATAGAACTGTCATCCGTAAAAATTTTGCTAATGAAGAAAAAAGAGTCCACTGTCGTCTGCTAAATTTGTGAGTAGACGCTATTTTTGTATTTCGGCAATTTACACTTTTCTGCATTCGTTTAATTGTCAACAAGACCTAAATACAACGCATTGAAATCAACGATGACAACTGAGTTAATGATAGCTAGAGAAAAAGGGTCAATTTCCTTCTGGTGCGTACTTAAATAGCCACTGATGAACGAAACAAAATAAGAGAATCTCATCTTGAATACcgacgtctcgagagacgatgtCTTTAGCTGCCAGCGGCGGGTAATCAAAAGATTGTCAGTTAGGTAATGCTGGTTGTATAAAGTTTTTACCAAGACTCTAATCTAAATGCATTAATAAACTTTGAATAACAGGTTTCacaatttagaaagaaaaaataacaattaaacgCAACAGGGTCCTGGCCACTATGAACATAGGACAGGTTGCCAGGTAAATCAACGTATCAGCCTACTAGTTTAATTCTCTGAAGTCAAAATATCATTAAGTTACACTACCAGAATAGCAGACGAGGTTAAGTGTAATTGCGTAATGGTAGTTTTTAAAGACATgaatttaatttagatctataagatTTCACCCACACATTTGTGTTATCTTCATTATCACCTAATCCttaattaaatctaatttaaaggCAGCGCTTTTTAGCCTACTTCTCCCATAATTGTCcaagaagcaatgaaagaaaattGTGGCTTGGTCGCTTGACATTACCAAGAGTGGAGTTCTTAAAAAATAGCATAGATAAACACTGTATGACCTTTCTGATGATCAGCAGATTGAGAACCAGCACGACCATCCAGGGCACCAGCAGAACTATGATGCAGTGGATCCAGAACTCGAAGAACACGCCCCCTGGGCTGGACCCGAACTCGGATAGCTCGTAGCTCATCCTCGGCTCTATCCCAGGCACCCTCTCACCACGACCTACGCTGTCGTTGCTGTGGATCTCGCTGTCGCTGTAGACTGGAGTGTAGAACAGGAAGTTGGGGATGTTGACGATGGTGGCGCACAGTGACGTCACAACCAGGACCAGCTTAGTGTGCCGCTCACTGCAGATTATCTAGACCATACAAAGGTATCGCTGTTAGTAATACATGCATAGAATGGCTTTagtttattctcatatatagaTACAAACATAATCGTCCTAAAATGATGTAGGCctagagtaaagtgcgaagttcgaaaTTATTAAACCCGCAGGCAGCAATTTTCacgtttggatttttatagcaccgtaacggtctgacctatgaGAAAACTGATGGTATATCTGAATTCTtcgtccttttttctataaaaatagatcgaatttaatgtatcactatgtttggttaatattaaatatgagGTGTAGGGTAGgtatcgccaagcgtactttACCTCGAGCGGATTTTTCCCCAATTAGTAAGCTCGAATGGGTTCgaacagatcaaagaaaatatatatctaaaaacatgttttaatatttaattttcactataaagtcattttctttttactccagcgcaagaacaccatccattgcaccatttcccaccctccacaacttcaaatagccatcagacttaaaaatagccttaagcccattacccatttccttcactaccgggtagtaaaaaagaataattccacacctcctgagtttgacctcaccatgaacctagcctttacaaggaaaaggaaatagtatgtgtcggaagtaaAGAACAAAGGTGTatgcgcagtagcaatatagtagtaatttggtaaacattcaaataaaaaagttttagcaataaaaagtgaactgttcgaacctcttGACAAATCGGGGCTGTTCGAACTTCGCATTTTACTATGCATAGacaaacaaattattaattaccaatttactgacaaaattgtcaatttttaaatttcctttgttggtatcaaaccaaacccgggcatgctaccctgcctcatagtggcgcccgggtggaaacgatcgtaagaggaaatgattaggctaaagggtagcaaaacaagactcccgtgggggtgcctaaaggggtgcgagagcatcctcattgcactgcggagttgtaaaaaatcTCCCataaccttgtcacaatccaggcgctgttccttaAGGGGCCGTTATATAAATGATGTGTCCCacacagttagcctggtatagaaaaggaaaatggcgggggtcttagtgtacgcggtctcttgccgcgagtctgacccacccgccagacagaacagtgcacactgttctcattcaggccggtgagagggagctcttgttcacttttgctggcctagagttcaaagagctgaaggctcaactctacctgacagtttaagaagaagaagaagtatcaaacaaacaaaaaatagcctgtaattaattgaccaatagtttttttttttaaattgattcatacATTGTCGAcgcaaagaaataattatgcaaagtttcaaaatcatccgaaaatgggtgtgggagaaataacgtgttcaaactttttaccagacagactgtgagttaatataagcttcgtaaaaaCACAACTCGGAGATGAAGAGAAAGTTTTAATTACATAAGTCTACAGCTCCCTCAGCCTCCtggtatataaataataagagagagagagatttataaGTCAAATAAAACACTTTGTATTTGTCCTGTGGTTGCACTAGCTAAAGACTTAAGTTACAGTGGAAACTGACCTTTGCTTTGGTGATCCAACAGACCATGATGTAGCGGTCTAAAGTGACTCCCACTGTGATCCATATGCTGAGAACCACTATCGTAAACAAGAAGGGGTAGGCCAGGTAGCTGTAGAATACGCCGTAGGCAAGACTGTATTTCACTTCCGGTGCCCACGCTTGGATCGAGTCGCTAAACATGAAGGCCACTAATACTCCCAAGTCAGCCACAGCCTGCAACGTAGAAATGTAATTGAGACAGTTAATTACTGACAGTGGAcacaacaaaattaataaaagagagagatttATAAGTTTAAAACACTTTGTATTTGTCCAGTGGTTGCACACAAAAAAGTCAACTTAAGTTaccatctatttttattttttgtttgataccgacaagggaaattaaatcCTCCactattcacagatatggctaaatgtgtcgggttttgttccctaaataattatacacgttatttctcccacacccattctctgatcaaattaaaactttaacaaattattatttgtatccAGTAAAGGGAAGCAATTGGGTGGTTTGTAGAATGTTAAAGCAGAAGTCGATGTCTATCTGGGAATCGAGCATCTTTTAATTAGCATCTGGAgttaagaatctttttttttcctccagggcatgttaaaaaattagttttataattaatacGGTTTATTTAAGAATCCGCCTTGTTGAGGAAACATAGCATTCTACCgtacaaataggcctacatttctaAATATCTTCATCTAACCAGCTTTTTAAATTACTAcagagataaaggcacatttctcgtcccatatgctaggacgaatttgtacaaatactccttcttccctagtgctattagagcatggaatgggttgcatgagccagccaggaaaaccagtgacttggcagaatttaggtcattggtttatatgcatgactgaatgcatgacgcgtagtgGCGTCGGACgagatcatcttctttttttgaagtaacatctgtattatataagataagataagtaggACGtattcctcttctttttttgaaataacgtctgcaTTGTataaagataagaagataagtaaaCATATAAACGTAACGTATCAAACAAGATTGCTTTCACTCTTCAAACTACTTGGCAATCATGTCGTCCAGAGTATTGGTGATTGCCATGTGCTCCTAATAAGCCTAGGGCCATAGgctattattttaatgtaatctcttcttaaatatttgtttttcgaGAAGTTTATTAGCTTTCGTAAGTATGGCctaaaatctttatctattttaatGAGAAGTCGTCTGGAGGAGAATAAGACACGGCCAAAAAAAATGGGCAAACACAGACAAAACCCAAAGCTTTTGGAGATCCTCATAAGTTCATAGAAAAActtgaggcgcggtggctgagtggtaaagcgcgtggcttctgaaccgaggatTCGAatagggttcgaatcctggtcaagactgagatttttaatttctggatctttagggtccctctgagtccacccagctctaatgtgtacctgtcaatagttggggaaagcaaaggcggttggtcattgtactggccacatgacaccctcgttaaccgtggaccacagaaaccacagaaacatatgacctttacatcatctgccccataagtGTAATAGACACATTAAAACAacatgagcttcaataaacactatttatgctctttactccagccacttgttctctaaaactgacttccttttacacacagtcctgacacactgctgttcactcaaccatgtacactcaaggtccactggtcatttcatacacaggcacacacactgcactaccagccactcaaaacacatacacttactatcacaataagatcgcaaggtctgacaggggaactttactttgtatttttcttacAGAATCACTTCCCCACTCACAGTCATTGCATGCACATTTTAAAGAGTATCAAAGTACAAGTGACCTACCTGTCCACTGAGGTAGATGGCCGTAGAACAACGCATAGTGGCCTTGGACCAGACAGACAGCGACAGGGCGTTCCCTACTAGACCAAAAATGCACAGGATGGGCCCCACGATAGCGCTGGTGGCAAAGTTAAGATTGCTGGGCAGGATCATGTCGTCATGGGACGATGTGTAGAGGAGTTCTTCCTTTTCCAGGTTCTCTTCGAGCAGTGTCACTTCCACCGTTGACATATCTAGACCGAGAGATGTCGCAAAATGTCCAGAAACAAAGATGAAAATAGTCCAGGGAGAATGAACGGAATCTTGGAAGTTTCTTTTTCTCAAAACAAATCTGTGAAGATAGAATTCAATTACCAGAAGAGCCGGCATTATACCGATTCGACCGATTGCTCCAAGTTGGGCCGCGCGCCTGGCAGGGGCTCAGcaatttacatttagcatatcagtatcagtcatggctcttgtcacaggcttttaCAGATGTAGGATtaaaagggttaacatatttagtttatCCTACGATTGACGTAACATTAATTAAGCCTATATCGCCTTTTAggtttgagttgcttcctatgttgtataataaatattgatataatgatctaattaatagttgttattgtaccaaaaaaaaattcagaagaggtgcctcgcaagcatccattaaatcGGGCCCTGCACtttgtaaggccggccctgattacTAGAATATTATTTTCAGAACATGCTGAAAGAACTAGGCCATGTCCTAGTTAATATGTAATAGTTAATGTCCAGATGAGATTGAGAAGAAACAATGGGTTAGATCAAATGTTGTATAAAATGTAAACAGTCTCGACAGTTTAGGTATTCTTTattagcagtggcgtagcgtgggggggggggaggaggaaaaTTTGACAATACCCCcaggcccccacttgaagggggcccccaaataagtgttcgaaatatatatttttttttacatttaatattgaatatttcgcaaaatgcagaggccccccaaagaggtcaagctccaCCGGGCCCCTAAATGATATCTAATTCTTATCTTCGTCACTGATTATGTGTGTTTGTTCCTAGAGAATGTGAGAGTagatatttcattttcttttaaagaaatacGTCATTTTTTTAGGGATGTTAGTTTTTTTCATCACCAAGTGGCTGGCACACACCTTGATGGTGTTGATTTGTttggaaatattttaaagtgCCACTTGATTAATTAGAGATAGAGATACCATTAACTGTGTTTTCTtttgattaactttttttttcccttctaaaaataattctataaataaagattactccgaaagtaaaaaaagaatagtATAAAAAAGTgttggtttttttaaatcactttctACTTTATCAGGCTGACTGTAGTCGAGGATCTGATCAGGTTGTCATGAAACGAAAAATGGCCAGTATGAGAATCGAATCCACGAGTCGCATTGTTAGTACGATAATATATTAAGTTTGCTGCAAGTTTAGTTAATTTCCAAACTTCCACTAATCTTTTTGAGagtgaaatataaaatatgaaattgataaaacaaaaaaatgaaatcaaatattttacttCAGAGATAGCTGATAAAAAAATCGAATTATTCGGTACAAAATAGAAATacgaaacgaaaaaaaaaagttaaaataataaaattggaAAAACACATTGCTTTAGTGTAACAAtattgaatacaaaaaaaaaatcagaattttttaaaacaaatttttccTCGTTAAAAAAAGGGTGGCGCTAATTATTTTGTGAGGAAAATAATGAAACTGAAATAGAATCTCTTCAGAGGCATGAGGCCCATTATtgggaaaatattttattgttgacAAACAAGAGAATACAATGTAACACcaggaaatagaaaaagaaaagaaaaatctgtTCGTCTGAATGTTTGCCCTAACGACCAACTGAAGTTTTGAAGAAAGGTCAATGGTGAAGAGAAATTCTATAAGTGAATATTGCATGATGGGGAAAGTGTGTTATCTTCTCCACGATCAAGTCTCTCCATCCACACTTTTTGTTCATTggaaacatttatttgtataacTTACATTTAAGAAAAAACATCATGTTATCAgtaaagctgatatcaactctgtctgtctgtcttgtcaaaagtttgtacacgtgatttctcctacacccaccctcggatcaagctgaaaatttcgcacacttatttcttttacctgacaacacaaaaattaagtttaaaaaataaccaataagttaattaaacatttataattgattattttgtttggtatctcaaacaagggaaagaaattgtacttgactgataaggtggtatatgttgaattattcccctttatactttgtaagaGCAAAAAattgaagctaacaatagataaccatTAAAcgttctattttcataagtacCTCCCTGGCACAGAGGTTAgagtattggcttgaggaggcttcattttgaattcaggttgttcattttgttttttataattgcATTTGTAAAAAATCACCCAGAAACCccctttttctccccccccctcctttttttccaACAGATCCAAACAAGTGatattgaaaaagctaaaagcatgaaattgcgataAAGGAAAACAATCggtaaaaataattctaatcagacatatttattattgttagtcttgatgtattacaaatttaatttaatgactgTTGACTAATTGataactacacttaatataagctttgttggttgttgttttttttttaaatgtttttcttgttaaaactttaaattacAAAGAGACACATCTTCGTAATCAATTTAAAACCATATTTACACAATCCTTTAGCAAAATAGCATATAGGTTTAGGAATAACTAAGCACATTTGGCAGGTGTAAGTAAACAGCAATGCTACTTTTCAGCCACTGTAGTTGGCAAGACAGCATCTCGCGCTTGGATCATTACTACAACAACGAAACAAGTTTCACCCTTCATATCGGCCCAGAGAAATGGGAAAGACAACATTGAACAAATCTTTGTCAATAAAATGTCAACACTTGTCAACGAAAAGAAACCCGCCGTCTAATTAAGTTGATAATTACAAGGCTAGATAAGCAAAGTGTCAGACACAAACCCGGAACTTTCTtgaaaatgatattttaataaGCTTTGAACAGAGAGACACAAGCTCAGAATAGAGAGTATTGTCTGAAGGGTGTCGATAAGTATGCACTAATAATTTGTCTTCCTTGGTTTTAATTATTGAACAACTACTGATTGATTGAATTCTGTATCGAGTACCCGGGtagataattgtgcaaataCATGCACACATGCTTACTCAAACActtgttcacacacacacacacataggcaTTCTCGTACAAACACAGCCACACGCTTTTACGTAATGATTAGCACCTGAATTAGTTTGTAAACAGAATATCCTAAATCGGATTACGTCAGTAGGATAAGCTATTAGTGCACTAAATTGCACAAGCATTATTACAATGCCTCTAACTCGAGCCTTGTTGGAAAATTCTGGGTTGGAGGGTGAGACCTGGGTGGACAatgatctcgaaaacggctctaacgattttcctagaaagttAACAGTTGGTGTTtattgttgggaaaagaattaacAGCTCGTTGGCTACATAGGGAAAACTCTAATTGACCGTTATAGTTtttcaaggtaaaaaaaaaaaaaaatttaaatttggctagtgAACGAGAATAGGCCGATATGTTGAACGGACTGGACGTCTCCGGGTATTTCCGTAAATAGGCATTATTTATTCAAGagcttaataaattaatgtttatgaGCATGTTGCGCaccatcttctaagtctagatctaaaggcctagcattattatattataaattctaGTAGATTTATGCATTCGCTTTGCCGGatagggggaggggagaaaggggagggggggggtaaaaatgttcaattaaaaaacaaaatctaaacattctattagttattaagagaaaataaTGGCTGTACACGTTGTATAAAGGTGGGcggtgtctttaaaaaaaaagcatttgaaaATGTTGTTCATGATTAGTTCTCTAGACAGCTACAACATATGCGATGTCGATTATAGCGAATTGACCGAATCGTTATAACAATGACAGAATCAGAGCTCTTTCAACGGACCTCGTTCACCCTTCGTAAATTAGCAGCATTGAGCCACGTGTTtccctatctcttctatacaaattacgatcaaattttaatcaacaatggttatcatgtgacagttttttttcccccgttgttttatctatattatcacgtgaccatttgttttggtgaatgaggcccattgTATACGCGTTTAACATAgggcttttatttttaaaacaactaaatactgaaacagaaaaaaaaaaaaagagaacggGATTTGGAGAAATGGGGAGGCGATATAAAGTAACCTTAAGTCCAAAgtaggaaaataaaaagaagattggagagatttttttttagacaaacgAAACAAACAAGAGGGATTTCCCTTttgcaaactaaataattacaaattagTTTGTGCTTCCAGCGAAAGAGCTTAGCTATTGGATTTTACAGTTCGAAAAAAATGCACACAAAAGTCACATATTATCGCAAaccttttaaaatgtaatagatTATGTACAGCGGATACACCAATTGTGAGAGTAATAAAGTTTCCTTTGTCAGAAAAGTGAATTCACACAATCTTAAAacgtttcgttttttttttccaacacaGATAAATTAATAGAAATGAAGTTTttgattttcttgtttattattacaaaaaaaaaatggtcaccAAGACTGGCCTTAATACCTATTTATGTTGAAGACTATATCGCAATTATCGGGTGATTGATTATATGTACTAATTTAATCTTAATGTGAATAATTATGTCTTAAACGGGTACACTGATATAGAcctcttttttaaatataaaaacacacaATAAGAATATAGATTGATTAATGAAACTGATAATATCAATGAATGATCAACTCACCGTGATGGACCTAAACACGTTTGATAGAAGTCGCTGCCAGAGAACTTGGTCTGTTGTGTCGTGACTTGTCTCAGTGTAATTACTTCTCCCTCCATCGTCCCTGGTGGCCTCCCTTACAAGATCAAAACACAGAAGATAACATCATGGAGTCAATCTAAACTGTTGAGATGACGATCTTTTCAGAGTTAATGGGAGGAGCAAGAGTACATGACTACCCGATTCATTCAAACTTGTCAAAGTAGATAGATCTGATTGAGTTGTATTGAGAAAAGAGGGTATACATCTATTTGTTTATCCACATCAAAAACACTTTTACGTAAAGtacaacttttgtttaaaaaacaacaacaaaaaaaaaataaaaaaaaaagattaattaaatgaattaattatataaatacttttttttttaataatgtgaaactttttttttcaattgttatGATTAATTTAAGAGAAGATTGCTAGTAACATTGTGGCCCTGTGGCTAGTTgaagtggcgtagctagggtgggggaggaagggggagaatttgaaaatccccatggcccccacttgaggggggccacaattgagtgttttttttacattaaaaattataaattaggaaaaaatgcaggggccccaaagaggtcagGAGCCCCGGACCTCCAAATGATAGAAAATACTTAGATACGCTCCTGGTTAGTTGCTTGGATGTTAAATGGAGTGTTTACACTTCAATATTTATTGATGGTCAGCTGCCAATCACAGACTTCATATGTTCCCGAACAAAATCTTACAATGAACTTGTAAAAGTGTTTGTCCGTCAACACATCAACTTTAAGGTATCTTACATATTACTTGTTGACTCCAGTTATCTTACATGTTACTTGTTGACTTCAGGTATCTTTCTGACTTGTTGACTCAAGGTATCTTACATCTCACTTGTTGACTCCGGGTATCTTACATCTCGCTTGTTAACTCCAGGTACCTTACATCTCCCTTGTTGACTCAAGGTATCTTACATCTCGCTTGTTGACTCCAAGTATCTTACATCTTACTTGTTGACTCCATGTATCTTACATCTCGCTTGTTGACTTCAGGTATCGCACATCTCGCTTGTTGACTCCAGGTACCTTACATCTCGCTTGTTGACTCAAGGTATCTTACATCTCGCTTGTTGACTCCAAGTATCTTACATCTTACTTGTTGACTCCAGGTATCGCacatccttttttttctattgaaaagggttgtagttgttgagtTTGCAGTTCATAGTTTcggatattctttaaaaaaaaaacacttgatcctgcctttttacctgcctgagcggaccacttcggcgtccgattttgagtttgtgtttctacacaaactgtcaaaACACAAACTGTCTAAAGTGTCGTGTTTTTActactttttaaatactaaataaataaaaaaaatatgtaacttGTCTAAATGAATGTTCATATTTGTGATGAAGTTTACCGAAAAGACTTAAGATGCCTCTTTAAATGTTCATTATGAAACTTAGGATATCATTCGATTTATCTGTGCCTGGTTGATGTCGAGTTCCATCCCAAAGGGCCGCTAGGGGATAAGGTTGTCTTCCAGAAGATCCACATCAaagttctgaaagaaaaaacaaagagaaaactACAAGCAGGGAGGAAACTACTGGAGCGCAGAGACATTAACAGAGTCTTTTCCCTTGGGCACCAGGACATCGCGTCTTTGTTTGTCAGATCCGTGACAATATGTTGCCAACTTTGACTTCATTCTTGAGTTTAAAAGCAATAAGATGGTAgtaatgtgtacgactcgagtTAGCTAAAGTCTAGTTGACTGCTAATCGCGTTGACTTTCGTGATCATCCTATTGAGTATCTCGCACTTACATATCATCAGAATAgaaataagattttattttaaaatatctggTCGGTGTAAAATAGTATGACATATTTTATAAAAacgattttacatttttttacatggCCTATATAATTTAAcatcattatatttatttacatttatttgtccCTAGGTTCTTTTGCCACGTAGCAGTCGTTTGTATATTGTGTCCttgacatataaaaaaaagggataaGCTAACCAATCATTTCAAAGAAGCTTCACTTCTGTCACGCTGTTCTGTACATTTTTTCACCATTTCCAGCAGATCGTTTAAACTTTTGAATTCAGTAGAGTTCTCGGAGCTGAACATTTTTGTATCTACCACCAAAGTGTTTCGCCAGACACTGACGCCATTCTCAGACTTCATCAAAGCCTTAGGTTACTATGCAATACAGTAATGGCGAATTCCTACTTTAGACATTCATTACCACGGACAGCTACTAGCCATCATCCAAGTTACCGAGGACTTTATTATTCCGTATCGTCATAGCAACAGGAATGACCTGATTAaagatttgtatttaaaaaaatgtccttgTCATGTGACAGGAAGTTTGGTTGTGACCGGAAGCTGAGCACGTATGAATTTGAAAGCACTTTCTTTCAAGAAAAACAGTGCATTGCGGAGTGGGGCAGAATTAAACCGAGATGTTCCATCAGCGAAACAGACGAGCATCTGCTTAACctttaaagtgctgagctgttttaaaaTGAGTGCATAGAAAATGGAATTACTATTCTGATGTCTAAACTACCACAAAAATACGCTTTGACCTTTT is part of the Biomphalaria glabrata chromosome 10, xgBioGlab47.1, whole genome shotgun sequence genome and harbors:
- the LOC129928795 gene encoding FMRFamide receptor-like, whose amino-acid sequence is MPALLVIEFYLHRFVLRKRNFQDSVHSPWTIFIFVSGHFATSLGLDMSTVEVTLLEENLEKEELLYTSSHDDMILPSNLNFATSAIVGPILCIFGLVGNALSLSVWSKATMRCSTAIYLSGQAVADLGVLVAFMFSDSIQAWAPEVKYSLAYGVFYSYLAYPFLFTIVVLSIWITVGVTLDRYIMVCWITKAKIICSERHTKLVLVVTSLCATIVNIPNFLFYTPVYSDSEIHSNDSVGRGERVPGIEPRMSYELSEFGSSPGGVFFEFWIHCIIVLLVPWMVVLVLNLLIIRKIVKTNKRMKDKKTASSSEKSRQSENQITRLLLTVTFSFLFFMGFQCIIQCIYMQRPAEAHWPTVVSSFAVGKIGIVFTSSSNFVFYCMTGRKFRKELFIMFGIESRYVQSSSTRRLTKSDSSRSTSTSGI